A window from Methanobacterium sp. encodes these proteins:
- a CDS encoding CBS domain-containing protein yields MEVREAMNQGVISISPDTSPLEAFEKMYRKGIRRLFVMDNETPVGVISYLDLVGVLGSLRPSTRESGNLKISEIMSENIITIDADDKIENAANLMLRADVSGLLVLENGKPVGVITKTDICRLVAAEILVSQ; encoded by the coding sequence ATGGAAGTTAGAGAGGCAATGAATCAGGGGGTTATATCGATCAGTCCGGATACAAGTCCCCTTGAAGCATTTGAAAAAATGTACAGAAAGGGTATTAGAAGACTTTTTGTTATGGATAACGAAACTCCTGTTGGTGTAATATCCTATCTTGATCTTGTAGGTGTGCTTGGATCTTTGAGACCCAGTACCAGGGAATCTGGTAATTTAAAAATCAGTGAAATAATGTCAGAAAACATAATTACCATTGATGCTGATGATAAAATAGAAAATGCTGCTAATTTAATGTTAAGAGCAGATGTATCTGGTTTATTAGTCCTGGAAAATGGAAAACCTGTAGGAGTAATAACTAAAACAGATATCTGCAGG